A stretch of DNA from Toxotes jaculatrix isolate fToxJac2 chromosome 15, fToxJac2.pri, whole genome shotgun sequence:
ATGTAAATTAAACCTTCACAACAATCATACTTCACAGGATATATGCCGGAAAGATTATGTTATTAACAGCTTGATCAGATTACCCATTCATTTCAATACATTAGGTTATTTCACACAAACGTAAACAAGAGTGAAGAGGGTTGACAGAGGCTCGAGGAaaggcagcagctgttttcagtacCGGGTGTAAGCTTTTCCAAAGCTTTCAAGCAAAAAGGTAATTTATCCATCAGGACAGTTTTGGATTCACCTTGTGCTACTCGGTTTTGTATGACTCACACCCTCCCGCAGTGTTCAATACTGATGTGATACAGATTAAAGAAtttcctgctcattttcaaCCAGTCGGCTGGTCATCGGTGACAGAAAGCTCGCGGCTCTGTCAGAGCTGTGCGATACGTtacagagagaggacaaaaacagGTCACATTACATTTACAGATGTTTATATACAGGAGTAACTAACACTGAGATGAGGTTGTTGAAAACCAAGAGCAGCTTAATTGCTCTGTGGCCTTGACTCTGGCTTATATTCCTTGTATGTATAATCTCAGTCGTCTGCATACACTTGAGCTGACATCTTGACATCATTATCATTAAATTCAACCCTCAGCTGGCTATTTTTCAACCACAAAATCATTAGGGTGAATgacaaacactcaaacagagataaaaaataaagcccCCACAGATGCAGTATCCCTTTTCAaagacgacaaaaaaaaaaaatatatatatatatatatatatatattattaataatattgcTGGCATTCTGGGATTTGGACGGTCATAGGAAACATGGGATAAATGACCTTgggtagggaaaaaaaagcagatgaagCCAGAGCATTTACATAACACAAGAACACAAGGCAAAGTAAGTCATTGTAAGTGTTGCCATCTAGTGGCTGTTGATGCATCGCTCCTGCTCTCAACCACCAACATAAAACCTGAGCACCGAGCCTTGGAGAGGCGAGTTCACAAATATGGGACAATTGAAAAATATAGCATCTAAAATAAGCTGTTTGACACTTGCTGCTCTCCTCTAGCCATCAGTCACTGTGTTGTGTCTAGCCAGCTAGACGCCCCAGATCCTGAGCAAGGAACTACTTTCTCACCTGAGTGCCAACCTATGTTATTGCTGTTATATTCACTACAGCACTACAGAAAATAATTAGCATTTTTGGACATTATGTATCAGACAGTAAAAATTACCCTGCTAGAAAATGGTCCATGGGAGACGCTGCACCTACTGATTTCAAGAAATGGGATACTGCACCTGGATTGCAACTAAAACACTCTACATGTCTATATCACATTAATGTCCAGCAATAAAGGGTTGAACATCAAGGCTATCCGTAAGACCTTTTTTAATATTCCTGCATGGTCCATAATATGTGCCGCTCAAAGAACATTCCTACATACAATAGTTGGTCCAGTCCACTTCCTCACAGTCCTCAAACAGTCCTGAGATGAGACTTGAAACTGTTATGTCTAATGGGGAGGAAAGGGctttgtgttcacacacacacacacacacacacacacacacacacacacacacacacacacggatgacTCCCTCAATAACTCTGGTCATGACATCTGAttgatgatgacgatgacaTTGGCGTGTCTTAGAGAGAAGCACGAGCAGGTTCAGAGAGGaagagtcatttttttttccccccctcagTTGTCGGGTGAGTCTTCATCTCTGTTGCTCTGCTAGTTTGTCCACTTCATGCAGTCTTCTGGCAGCGTTTGCATTCTGCGAGCTGCACAGACATGCTTGGACAGTTCAGCGGGGGAGGGGTCCTGATGACTAGACACATACAGTGGTTTTACGGAGGGAGAAAGTCAGATTGCGAGGCAGGTTGTTTCATGCTGGTGTTCACGCTGTTTCCATGAGTTGCCTGTTCCCTGTTTGGGGCGGGATGGAAGCGGAGGAGGCGGGGTTCTGGGGCTCTGCGCAGTAAATTCATGGTAAAGCAGGTTGGTCAAACTGTAGTAAGAGAAGAGTGCTTGTTGGTTGGGGTTTTTAGGTCTAAAACAGTGAGATGCTTAGAGCGACTGCAGCCAGAGGAAAAGGGTCGTAGTGAAACTCATTGTCTGCGTCAGTCACCTGAGAGACCAACAATCGCAATGATATAACTTCCCACAGCTGTCAGCCTCAGATGGATCAGCACTTCAACACGTCATCtttcccatcatcatcatcatcatcatcatcatcatcatcatcatcatcatcatctctgccTTCATCCAGTCATCAGCCTCTCCCCAACACACAGTTAGCCCATGCTCAgtttcaaaatgtcagtttttttttctctgttcggATCAGAGAACATACAGAGGTCCAGAATTTTCCTTCAAAACTCCgacaaaaataaattatgaatGTTACACTATCTACTGTACATTATCATTCAAAAGGGAATCCCTGCCATGGGTTGCCTGGATGCTGTGCTAGAGAAGAGGGGGAGTGGGGACTCATGAAGGGAAGGGTTGGGGGAGGCTCTGGGAGAGATTGCATGGGACTTTGCTATAGGGAGCTATGTTTACAATGTCGTCCTCTTATTGCTGTATTTTCTGCAGGGCAGATTGGGACACGATGGCCTCCAGGCAAAAACACAACTGAGCCCTGGGGCAGGATTCACCACGAGGAAGGAGCCCCGACTTTGTTGTTTCTAATGGTGGCATCGGAGCACTCTGCTTCTGACGAATCACAGTCTGAGTCTCCAAACTGTAGCGGATTCTGagagaaaaatgtgacagaaaagagagagaaacattgGCACATGCCGACTTAATAGCTTTTTGGGATGTAAAACGAATCCCCTCACATCCACTACTACTACTGACCTCGTAGCTGTGTTCATCGGAGCACAGTTTCCCCAAAGAGATCTGGGTCTTGACCCTGCGGACAGCGCACTCCTTGTCAGAGAGGCCGTCTGACTGGGTGGAGATGTCGATGGGGATGTCCGGTGTGTGCGACAGCAGCTCGTCCAGGTGCTCCTCCTGACTGGCGCTCAGCCTCTCCAGGGGTCCGCTGTGGGAGTGGTCGCTGgtgtttccctcctctccatcagacacagacaggttcTCTGAGCTGAAGGTGGAGTAGGACTGGAAGCTGCTCATACAGCGATGAGGTCTGTGAGGGAGCAGGGGAAGACATTTTTGATGCTGCTTTTGTTTGGCAGTTGCCTTGAGCCTGGTTAATATCTTGCTCAGTGTACGTGGAACTTGTATTGCTATTACAAATTACaatcattatttttgttatgttgGTGTAAATAGTCTGCAATTTTCTGTTGTTGCACCACATGATGCAACAGTGTCACAGCACTTTAAAGGTCAAGTTTGCAAACTAAATAACCAACAGTACTTTACCTCTGTCTCCTTGGAAACTCCACTTCACTATCcacttctccctcttcctcttcagatGACTCATCTCCACCCTGTAAGAGAAGAAATTAACACTTTGctcgacacaaacacacacataacaaatTCCCTGatgtacagtggggtccaaaagtgcAGTGCTTACCTTCCTGAGTGGTCTGATAGTGTGGGGCAGTGCAGTGGgcagggtatgtgtgtgttgggatgCCTCCTGTTCCTGTGGCTCTGCCGTCTTTGTGGTCTCTCCATCCGAGGCTGGATCTTTGCTGGGTGCCCCTAAAGAACACTGAGTCCCTTCTTGGGTGCTGAGAAGCGAGTAGTGGGGCAGCTCTGGGTGGCTGGCTGCAGGCAGGGTCTCCTGACAATGTAGGCACCCAGGGAAGGGGTGTGCCTGGCAGCAGGGGCACAGAGAACCGGCGGCAGCACCCGGCACAGGATTGGAGCTGGTGGATGAAGTCCGCTGTCGCGTGTCTGCAACCACGGTAGTGGAAATGAGATCGGGGCTGGAGCCGGAAACGTGACGCTGCAGGTGGTCTGTCTGAGGACTACGGAGGGCAGCGGCAGGGCCGAAGTAGCGCAGGTTGTTGGCACAGTTGACAACAGCCTCCTCACGGCCCTTCAAAGGGAGGAAGGGCCCCTCTTTTggtaggtggtggtggtggtggtggtgatggtggaaTGACTGCTCCTGGAGAGACTGAGTATCTTCTGAAGCCCCAACAACAGGCTTCAGCACCCCGGGGAACTCGCTGTGGCTGCCTTTGCTGTTGGCGCGGCGATGACGAGGCTTGCTTCGGTAGCGGGCTTTACCAGGAGGCGTGGAGACCTTTGGGCTGGCAGATAGTGgcgagggagaggggagagggtcAGCGCTGGGGATGCCATCAGAACGAAGCAGGTCGGGCCTGTAAGACATGCATTCAGCAACATTGACATAACATATTTAAGTGAATTTAGTTCTCCACgacatattttgttttaagaCATTTCTTATGTACTTGTAGCTGAACAGAGGAACATACAATAATTCATCTTTACAGAGAATTGACACTTAATAGATAAATGTTTGCAGGTAATTGATGtcaaagcagctgaaactgagaattttttcttttgtgattaACGGTTCCATTAACTAAGACCTTTTGGTGGGGGGCATCCCAGGTTTGTGGGAAATGCTTCCTTTCTTCTTGATGAGCTTCTCTACAGCGTTGGACCTGACGATGGGTCGGACCAGGTGCCGCTTGTAGGTCCCAGGATATTTTTTCTCCACTGCCTGCTCTCTCCTGCAGGGACGGCAAAATTAAAGTTAAACGTTACCTGACTGTGAACAGCATTAACATTCACTTCTACGCAGAGCTGTACTTGAATCCAGAAATCAAGCAAGGTGTGCAAATctttatgtatgtatacatCTGTAAAAAACAGTGTAGATTATCTGACTCTTAATACAATGACCATGCCTATCTTCACTTTTTGGCAAACACACAAGAAATTAttcagaaaaggaagaaaattcCGGTGggcaaaaaaaactgttcaaagAATTGGCAGCAAGTCAAGGTAATCAAGAAACTCCCtgagacttttatttatttgagtcaaaccccaacaaaaacaaaagcctaAGAAGCCGAggctgaaatgtgaaaacaaagtcTGAAAACTGATTGTGAAGTGACTCAAAAATGCCCCATTGTTCTAGGGAACACCAACTGACACAAAACAGAGACTGATTAATTTACTTCTGTTCTTCTGACTAGCTGAACATACTTTCAGTTGTCTTGCTGTTCCATTGTAATCATTTCAAATATGTGTTACTGGAAATGCCTTTGAGAAGGAGGAAGTAGTTGTAAGGCCTGATAATGAGGAAAGGAAGCTAACTGATGACTACTGTGATATAAGGCTTATTTACATACTTCATCAGTTCCTTCTCCCGGAcctccagctgcagcatgaTGGCACTGAGCTCCATGTAGAGATTGTTGGCTCTCTCCAGTTTCCTCTCATAGTGCTCCCGAATGTCCAGTGCATGCCTGAAGGAGTACAGCACATACAGCTAAATAAAATCTCCAACAACTTCTGCTTCAATTGAAAAACTACACTATTCACACAAGGTAATAAAGCCCTGCAAAAGCAAACTGCCACTGAAATAAACAATTACTAAGGATTGTCTGTAGTCTGTCTGCCGGTCTGTCAGATACTTTGGTACAGATCAGCCAGTTGGAGGCGCTACAGCATTTGTTTACTTGTTACCAAATCTATGCTGTTTACTATTGCCTTGTTTATCCCTGAGCGTCGTCATCTCTCCCACTAGCTCTCATTTCATACACACCTGAGTTCATCCCTCCTGCGTCGGATCAGCTCCTCGTCCAGCCTGTGAATGCAGGTCCCTTCACTTTTGATCTTCtcgaaatgtttcttcacttcctccctccattCGGCCTGTAACATGAACGGACACAGTCAAAGTGCTGTCCACTATCCACATTGCTATCAGTGCCATGGTATTGTTTTCTTggccaaataaatatttatgactTGCGTAGTACTCTTCTTCTGAGTGCACACCAAATGTATCTTAAGAAGTGTATAAAACTGTGACCAATACAAAGTGAAggtaatttgtttgtgtttttcagctgtagTGCAGACCTGAGACTTAAAGTAGGTCTCCTGAGGAGCTCCAAGGACGTCGGCAGAGGCAATGTCGAGGTGTAGGAGAATCTGACGAAACGAAGGCCTGTTTCTTGGCTTCCCCtgcctgaaattaaaaaaaggaggaggaggagacgtgATTGAATGAGAATGTATACTTTTTAGCAGGGGGATCAGAAATGGTGGGCAAAGATGATGCACCTGATGCATGATCCATACTCACCATGTTTGTTTCATGAGGATTTTGAAGCCATCTGGGCAGGTGGAGGGGACTGGGAGGTGAAGACTATTGCTGCCGACACCCCAAATGATGGCTGAGGAGTCTACATCTTTGTAGGGAATCTCCCCAGTCAGCAGTTCCCacaacacaactccaaatgacctgcaacaaacaaataaaacggTAAATGGAATAATGTCCTCGCTACTTTTAAACTTAATTAATCACGTCTCAGATTTAAACTGTATCAAGCTTCGGTGGTACATATCCTGAAATTACATTCtactatattttttaaaataatatattatttttaaactcGTGGCACTTAAACACTTACCAGATGTCTACTTTCTCAGACACAGGCTCGTTTCTTATCACTTCTGGGGCCATCCAGGCCACTGTACCCGCAAATGACATCTTTGTACTTTTGTCACTGAGCTCTTTGGATGTTCCGAAGTCAGAGATTTTCACAGTGTCATTGTGGGTgaccaaaacactgaaacacgCACAAACAGAAAGCACAAACACTTATAAGCAAGATCAGACTGTTTGACTACGAggatcaaaaaaacaaaaaaaaaagaccagctTAACACGAGTTTTCAGAAATCCTATAATATGGTAATTCTAGAGTtattataaaaatgtgtgttcacCCTTTAATGTTAAAGTAAGGCAGTTTCACAACCGGTCCAGGTCTGATAACCACTTACACTGATGCAGAAGTTTCTCCAGTGGTTTTAAAGAGGTATGAGTTTCTTTTCGTAGCATTTGAAATCAATATTCAAGCCTAAAAGACCTCACAGCTACAAAAGCACATTTCTGCATCTGAATCACCTCATTTAGCCAAGTGAAACTGACCTTTCCAGCACATTCAGCCTGCTCTCGTTCTGCTGACTAATACAGTGTTTGGCACTGCTGCAGCATGATGATATTGATTAGAGAAACAGGGCTACAGCATACAGAGGacgagacaggaagaggaggatgagataGGACACTGTGTCTTACTCTTACATTAAGGAGACTAGCTTTTATTAATTCTGAGAATGGCATTTCAGCTAATGTCAGACTATTCAGAGGTGAAAGGCTGAATTGTTGTTGCTCCTTTAGGctaagaaattttaaaaaaggctgcTGAGCTGTTTTCCTGAGCTTTACAGATCAGTTTTAAGAATAGGCTGCTGcatagcaaagaaaaaaaacaagaaaacacactgtcCTCCCCTGTAAATCTGAAAGAAACATTTCTTCTACTTTACACACAgaagcattttcatttaatttagcTGTATTTCTACTGTAACTCAAAACAACTGTAAGCAAGGCTCCTGCTTTGATGGTGTTTAGCGATTGATCATTTTCATAGTAGCAGAGTACACAGAAGTGAGAATTAAAAAGCACTGAAGAAAGTCAATCATATTCTCATTTCACAATACCGGCAAAACAATAAACTCACTTGGGAGACTTAAGATCTCTGTGGATGATCTTGTGCAGGTGTAGGTAGTTCATGCCGCTGGCGATGCCTGAGGCCCAGTCCACCAGCAGCCTGGGGGTCACTTTCCTCCCCGCCCTCAGCACCTCGTACAGCTGGCCCTGGGCACAGTACTCCATGATGATGCAGTAGCACGGTGCCTGAGTGCACACACCCCTGGGTTggataaaacacaggaaacatatTTATAGACCAATGGACAAACCCAGCGTCTGCCAACCATGCAAAACAGGACTCGGCGACAAACAAGGTGTAGTGGTTGCAGACTTACTTAAAGCTGATGATGTTGGGATGCTTGAGTTTGCGCAGGTGTTTAATGTCAGTCTCCTTCTGCTCGCGCACTTTCTTGATGGCCACCTCCTCAGAACGGAATTTGCCCAAGAACACAGCCCCCTGTGCACCGCTGCCCAGCCACTGTAGCTCCGAAATCTCCTCAAACGGGACCTCCCACATGTCTGGAAACAGGTAAATGGCATTTTGTCAATATGACAGCAGCACAATGTTTTGTGCTGTCACGTTTGctctttaaaggaacagttcaaaaTTTGGGGgatttattcactttcttgctgagattAAGATGCATACTTTCATATCCGTCTCAAGTCTGTATGTCTGTAGTCTGTATAAATAGATGAAACTACAGTAAGCAGCTGTTCAGCTTaccttagcacaaagactggaaaaaagGGCCACCCCTCCCTTTTAAAGCTCCTTCATTAATaggttatatcttgtttgtttgtttaatccactgaaCTGTTTTTTAAGAACAAGTTGCGGTCCTCCCtgaggtgaaaatgaaaataccaaactattcttttaagaAGTGAAAATTTTACTTGAGGAATTAAACCAGTACAAACCAAAATACTTCTCCTATCAGCTATCACCTCTCCTTTCATTCTCACTTAGTAACTGAGAATATATCAGAGGTACAGATCCAGTATGAGGCACAACCACAAAAGCACAGTAAGCAATAATTACTGTATGACTTAGTCAtactaagaaaaaaacaaacctaagGCCTTGTGCTAAATGCTATAAATGTCTTATGATATTAAAACAATGAGTCATTTGCTATTCCATCCTTGCTATATATAGCTATAAACAGCATAGAGGAGATGCTATGCTGCTAAAATCTACATCTGAACATTAGCTGACCAACCACAAGGCCCAGCCCAGTTCTGTCTGACCTCGACTCGTATCCTGTGTGTCCAGCCTGTTCAGCAAGGTGAGCCTACCTTTTACCATGACCTCAGTGAAAACTGACAGCTGTACAGCTTCACCACAACAGCAAAATAGTGAAGCTAAGGGTGGATAATGAATTACGGTTTCAGGCTACATTAGGAGAAACAGGAGGGAATCTGAAGTTTCCAGAAGTCTTAAAGAGACAGGGACATCGGAATCACAGAGCATTTAGTGTCCTGAACTGATGCCGTGCAGAAAGACAAAACCCAAGAGCTAACCTTGCTGTTGTAGCTTGTATTCTGTCGAGTATGTCTTTCCTATGATGTTCCAGACTGGCCGAAGACAGCCAAAGAGCCCTTCTAAGAAGCCCCCCGACCCAGGCCCTGCTCTCTGGAAGTGTAGCTTGATGTCGTCAGGGTGATGAGGGTggctctgtctcccctctccaCTGTGGTCCATGGGACAGTCCCCTTCTCCCATCTGCTCATCCATCCCACTGCCACACCCGCCGTGCTCACAAGACGCCGGCGACCCGGCTTCTTCATGGTCCTGCTCCTGCAGCTGGAGCACGCTGTTGTCAAAGTGGCCACCCTCGCTCCGTGTCGAGTCCACGCTCAGTGCCGTGTTTGGGGGACTTATACCCCCCAGCATTGACTCCTCATCCTGACCAGGCGTCTGCAGCGTCTGCAGGGGAACGGGCAAGTGTGTCGGCGGGGCCAGGTCTGTGATAATCTGAGGAGGTAAATTAGCGGGAGGGGCCTGAGGAGGCTGGGGTTGGGAGTTGGGTGAGTTTGATTTCTTCATGGCGTCCCCAACCACGGTGAGTTTGAGCTCCTCCTTCAGCTTGCCCACCAGCAGACTGGGGCAGGAAGTCCACGACAGCACCTCGGGGGAGCTACCCATGGTGTCATGCATGTGCATGGGCTGCCCAGTGATGATGAGTGAGGCGCGTCCTAACACACCCGTTTGTCTGAATGCTGAAAATCACCTGCAGGGGAGAGATACACAATGAGAAAGAGGCATGGGTTAACTAAATTATAGAGGACctataaaatgaaatgcagattaaaataaaagctaAGGTGAATCCATTTGGATGATTGTAGACACCTTTGACATGACGATTATAACTGTAACTGCAATCCTCTGACTTTATCTCATTGATCTGGGATCGAGAGAGCTTACAAACAATGCAAACAATGCAGAGTGGAGCAGATCAGGAATTTCAGAAAGGCTTTAAATCAGTGCTAAATGAAAGACACTGCAGAATAGATGTAAATAATGGATTTCTGACAAACTTCTGGGAAACAGTTGGACtaaacagatcacacacacaacctcagcTTTTCTGTGATCTCTGTGAAACAGTAACAGTATAGCAGGGATTAAAGGTCTTCCTGTGTATTAGGACTACTGAGAGCAAAACATCTGGCACACACAGCCCATCCTCACTGCTTCACCAGCAGGGCTGGACATTGTTGCCACAGACCCATAACcagctgcacagaaaacatactAGTTCTCCTCAGTCACTCAACCACCAGAAGAGAATCTATACCATCTTAATCTGCCTGTTAGTGTCACACAAGACACCACTGAAACAGGGTCAAGGAAGGGACAAGAAATAGGCTAAGGTGTCGTCATGTGACCTAAGTGTGGAAGTGTGGTCATGTGATAAACGAGCAGTCCAACTACAGAGGCTGATGAAGACCATACAATGTTGAGGTTGATGGCTCAGAAAAATCAGGCAAACAGGTTTGGCTGTCAGTAATATAAGCAAGAAGTCTCATCGCCTGTCACCAGCTGtatgaacagcagagaaaaagaaacatgtaGAGGTTAACAACTGAATAACGcaacacagaaatgtgtgaacaTTTCTATGATGGAATAACATTACCTTGCCTGAGGTTTGTTAATGACttgacacaggaaaaaaaaggaagcaacTTCATAAAATACTTCACAGCAAATGAGCATGATATAAACAAACAGGGTTTTAAAACTATATTTTGAGCCACACAGTCTCTCTTCAAGACTGGGACTGTCATTGTAGATACTGTACTTCAGTGGTACAAATATCTGACAAATCTGTGATTAATCAGATTATCTAGACTCAAATAATATGGAGTAAATCTGGCTTTTGGGGCCCCTGGGGATCTGGGGGCCCTGGGTAGACCTGGGTAATCCTGCC
This window harbors:
- the si:ch211-45c16.2 gene encoding mitogen-activated protein kinase kinase kinase 13; translation: MHMHDTMGSSPEVLSWTSCPSLLVGKLKEELKLTVVGDAMKKSNSPNSQPQPPQAPPANLPPQIITDLAPPTHLPVPLQTLQTPGQDEESMLGGISPPNTALSVDSTRSEGGHFDNSVLQLQEQDHEEAGSPASCEHGGCGSGMDEQMGEGDCPMDHSGEGRQSHPHHPDDIKLHFQRAGPGSGGFLEGLFGCLRPVWNIIGKTYSTEYKLQQQDMWEVPFEEISELQWLGSGAQGAVFLGKFRSEEVAIKKVREQKETDIKHLRKLKHPNIISFKGVCTQAPCYCIIMEYCAQGQLYEVLRAGRKVTPRLLVDWASGIASGMNYLHLHKIIHRDLKSPNVLVTHNDTVKISDFGTSKELSDKSTKMSFAGTVAWMAPEVIRNEPVSEKVDIWSFGVVLWELLTGEIPYKDVDSSAIIWGVGSNSLHLPVPSTCPDGFKILMKQTWQGKPRNRPSFRQILLHLDIASADVLGAPQETYFKSQAEWREEVKKHFEKIKSEGTCIHRLDEELIRRRRDELRHALDIREHYERKLERANNLYMELSAIMLQLEVREKELMKREQAVEKKYPGTYKRHLVRPIVRSNAVEKLIKKKGSISHKPGMPPTKRPDLLRSDGIPSADPLPSPSPLSASPKVSTPPGKARYRSKPRHRRANSKGSHSEFPGVLKPVVGASEDTQSLQEQSFHHHHHHHHHLPKEGPFLPLKGREEAVVNCANNLRYFGPAAALRSPQTDHLQRHVSGSSPDLISTTVVADTRQRTSSTSSNPVPGAAAGSLCPCCQAHPFPGCLHCQETLPAASHPELPHYSLLSTQEGTQCSLGAPSKDPASDGETTKTAEPQEQEASQHTHTLPTALPHTIRPLRKGGDESSEEEEGEVDSEVEFPRRQRPHRCMSSFQSYSTFSSENLSVSDGEEGNTSDHSHSGPLERLSASQEEHLDELLSHTPDIPIDISTQSDGLSDKECAVRRVKTQISLGKLCSDEHSYENPLQFGDSDCDSSEAECSDATIRNNKVGAPSSW